In the Candidatus Poribacteria bacterium genome, AACAATACAAAGCATGCCCTGTTCTCGGAAAACTCGGTTGAGATGCAGATGCCCGCAGAAAAACGCCAAAATTTGTTCGTCAAACGGGGTCATCACCTCAAGAATCTCCGCAGAATTGGCGATTCTCGAACCGACTCCTTGAAATTCAACACTCGGAAAAGGGAGTTGATGGGAAAAAATGAAGACTTCTTGCTCGTAATCCCTTGCCCGTTTTAATTCACGTTCCGCCCACGCCAACTGGTTCGTGCTAATATATCCGTGTGTCAAATCTTCCGGCACTTCCTGGGAATCAAGGAGAATAAATCGAATATCTTCATGGATAAAACAGGTGGATCCCATGCCGTTTATACCGAATCGTGCCAAATAAGAATCTTTGACACCTGTTTCAGGATGTAGATCGTGGTTCCCCGGAATATAATAGCAAGGTGCATTTATCTGTTGACCGAGGTGTTGCGCCTTATCAAGTGTAGCCTCGTATTCTTCAGCAGACATACCAAAA is a window encoding:
- a CDS encoding metallophosphoesterase, which encodes MTLFKFAFITDTHLYLNATQNFSGGLQQQKSSLLLYEKLVQQLNAFAPDFVIHGGDIVCGGNSFGMSAEEYEATLDKAQHLGQQINAPCYYIPGNHDLHPETGVKDSYLARFGINGMGSTCFIHEDIRFILLDSQEVPEDLTHGYISTNQLAWAERELKRARDYEQEVFIFSHQLPFPSVEFQGVGSRIANSAEILEVMTPFDEQILAFFCGHLHLNRVFREQGMLCIVSSGIICYPMMWRQVLVYPDRIDIRCETIDLPDVLAASEAVAPDNNPYLLGRDRDLNFSIRRRDFL